The Roseibium salinum nucleotide sequence TTCTTCGCTCATGTCGGCGCCCTTGGGGATGGCGAAGGCGTGAGAGTCGGCCCAGGTTGCGGTGGTGCCCATGAGCGTCGGGATCTGAACGGCGCCCCATTCGAAGCCGAGCGTTCCCTTTTCTTCCATGTCCGTCATGGTCGGGACTTCCCAAACGCCGTTCATCTGGAAGGCGGCCTTGCCGGACGTGAAGAGGGCAACGGAGGCCTCATATTCAGCCTGTTCCGGCTGCCATCCCTGCTCGTGCCACCTGGTCATGATCTCGATGGCCTTGGCGGCCTTTTCCAGATTGTCGCCGGCCAGCACTTCGCCATCGGTGATCAACTCGCCGCCCTGCTGCTTCAGAAGCGTGAAGAAGACACGGTAAGTGCCGCCGTCGTCGCCGGTCGCATAGGAGACCGGAGCCTCCGCGCCGTTTTCCTTGGCCAGTGCAAGGGCTTCCTCAAAGTCTTCGAGGCTTTCGATCCCGGTCAGGTTGCCCTCTTCGTCCAGGAAGCGTGAGCCTTCGAAAAAGCTCTTGTTGTAGTAGAGAATGATTGCGTGAATGTCGAAGGGGACGGCATGCAGATTGCCGTCCGCATCGCTCGCCGCGGCGATCGCCGCAGGGAAGAAATCGTCCTTGCTGAGGCCGGCAGTGGCAAGATCCTCTTCGGTGATCACGTCGAGCACGTCTTCTTCCAGTCCGAGCGGCATGCGCGACAGGTGATAGGTCATGACGTCCGGCCCCTGGCCGACGGCAACGGAGGTCCGCACCTTCGTATAGAAGGGAACGCCCCATTCC carries:
- a CDS encoding extracellular solute-binding protein translates to MKYLKTLLAAGAMSLASLPALAQQDITWWDFLSGGDGVRMKALIARFNEEHPDIKINGTTLEWGVPFYTKVRTSVAVGQGPDVMTYHLSRMPLGLEEDVLDVITEEDLATAGLSKDDFFPAAIAAASDADGNLHAVPFDIHAIILYYNKSFFEGSRFLDEEGNLTGIESLEDFEEALALAKENGAEAPVSYATGDDGGTYRVFFTLLKQQGGELITDGEVLAGDNLEKAAKAIEIMTRWHEQGWQPEQAEYEASVALFTSGKAAFQMNGVWEVPTMTDMEEKGTLGFEWGAVQIPTLMGTTATWADSHAFAIPKGADMSEEKRAAVMTAIGWMEKNAISWADAGHIPAYKPVATSDEFKQMEPNATYSSLAETAAYDPRSPIAGVASPAYDAAINIISPAMHGYLEPTQAAEQIKSELQSKLQ